Proteins encoded by one window of Polyodon spathula isolate WHYD16114869_AA chromosome 16, ASM1765450v1, whole genome shotgun sequence:
- the nbl1 gene encoding neuroblastoma suppressor of tumorigenicity 1, which yields MPRCVVIGWLLLLPVLCLAAPTHINRLALFPDKSAWCEAKNITQIVGHSGCEARSIQNRACLGQCFSYSVPNTFPQSTESLVHCDSCMPAQSLWEVVTLDCPGNKEMPRVDKLVEKILHCSCQSCGKEPVLEGALLNVYLNPPALPQPGHGHHHLEREGQGEGESEHAALPKHTEKQED from the exons ATGCCGAGATGTGTTGTAATtggctggctgctgctgctgccagttCTGTGCCTGGCCGCGCCCACTCATATTAACCGCCTGGCGTTGTTTCCTGACAAGAGTGCCTGGTGCGAAGCGAAGAACATCACGCAGATCGTGGGGCACAGCGGCTGTGAGGCACGTTCCATACAAAACCG ggCCTGTCTGGGGCAGTGCTTCAGCTACAGTGTGCCCAACACCTTCCCCCAGTCCACAGAGTCCCTGGTGCACTGCGATTCCTGCATGCCAGCCCAGTCACTGTGGGAGGTG GTCACCCTGGACTGCCCCGGGAACAAGGAGATGCCCCGTGTGGACAAGCTAGTGGAGAAGATCCtgcactgcagctgccagtccTGCGGCAAGGAGCCCGTCCTGGAGGGGGCGCTGTTAAACGTGTACCTGAACCCCCCCGCGCTCCCCCAGCCTGGCCACGGCCACCACCACCTGGAGAGAGAGGGGCAAGGGGAGGGGGAGAGCGAGCATGCTGCCCTGCCAAAACACACTGAGAAACAAGAGGACTAG